In Caldisalinibacter kiritimatiensis, the DNA window AGTTGATGCTCAGCATCCTGATGCATATTCAGTAAGACATGTTGAGAACTCTGTTAATATTAGTAGAGGGGACATTGTAGTTAGTGAACCTGTTCCAAATCTACTTGCTCCAAAAAGTCAAATTGAAGAGCTTATGAGCTCTAGAGGTATTTCTAATGATTCAATAGTTGTGATATATGATAATAACAAAAATATGGATTCAGCAAGATTATGGTGGACTTTAAAAGTTTATGGTCATGAAAATGTCAAAGTTGTAAGTGGAGGATTAAAGGCTTTAGCTGCTGCTGGAGCTGAATTTACAACAGAAGTACCAGATGTAACACCTACAGAATATATAGCGAAAGAAAAAAATACAGATATGATTGCAACTATTGAAGATGTAAAAGCTCAAGTTAATGAACCTAAAGATAATGTAATGTTAATAGATACTCGTTCTCAAGAAGAGTATAATGCAGGAACTATTCCAAGTTCTGTATTAGTAAATTATGTAAATAATATAAATGATGATGGTACTTATAAAACAGTTTCTCGTATTCAAGCAATGTATCTAGATGAAGGTTTACTTCCAAAAGATACAGCTATTATGTATTGTAAGACATCAATTAGAGGTGCTCAAACATATCTTGCCCTTTATAATGCAGGATATAGAAATCTAAAATTATATGATGGTGCATGGGTTGAATGGTCTAAAGACAAATCTTTACCAGTGCAAATGCCAGATAATACAGAAGTAGAGATAAATGAACAGGATGTTTCTTAATAATTCAAATATGATTAAAAAAACTGAATTCTTATTTCAAGAATTCAGTTTTTTTATTATCTAAGAGCGTATATTTACTGTATAGATTGTAATTAAGTTTAATATAAGTTTTAAAGACAGAGAGAATATTTGTAAAATTATTATCGAAAAGCGAATAGCGAATAGCCTAATTCTTTCTAATGTTTTCCTAAGAACTAAGAGCTGAGAACTGACTAAATAGCTACTAACTACTAACAACGAATTACTAACTAACAAATCGACGAAGTCGACTTAGTTCTTTACATATTTTTTGCTATTGTTTTTTCTTATCCAGTATTGCATATTTCAAATATATAACCATTTGAAATTATGTTATAATTATAACATGTTAAAAAAATAACACTTAAGAGAGGGGATGTAAAATATGTTTAGAAAGTTTAAGTTAACTTCGTTAATTTTAGTATTAGCATTAATTTTAAGTTTAGCTGGATGTACTACAGATAAAGAACCAGCTACAAATACTGAGCCAGCAAAAAATACTGAGCAATCAACTAATGAAAGTGATGTTTTAGCTCAAGTTGTAAGTGATTATTATACAAATATGGGTAGTGACATCTATAAAATTTCTCAAAAAGAGTTTGTAGATAAGGTAAAAGCTGGAGAAGATATGTTCATATTAGACATAAGACAACCGGATGTATATAATGAAGGACATATAAAAGGTGCTGTTAATGCTCCTTGGGGTACAGCAATAAGTGAAAATCTTGATAAGCTACCTAAGAGCAAGCCAATAATGGTATATTGCTATACAGGTCAAACTGCTGGTCAAACTGTAGCGTTATTAAATATGGCAGGTTTTGATGCTAAATCTGTTAACTTAGGTTGGAATCTTGGAATTTCAAAGGTTGAAGGAGTAGAAGAAGTAATAGAAACAACTGCTAATGAATTTGGTCAACCAACTGGAGTTGAAATTCAAGCAGAAATTAAAGATGCTATAAATAAATATTTCGCTGGGCTTGCAGATGTAAAAGGAACTACTTACGCTAACTACAAAATAAGTGAAGATAATGCTAAGAAGTTATTAGACCAAGAAGATAATAGTGTAATATTTTTATCAATAAGAAAAGCAGAACATTATAACGAAGGTCATATTCAAGGTGCTATAAACATTCCATTTGGAAAAGAAATGCATAAGGAATTCAATACTTTACCAAAGGATAAGAAAATCATAGTATATTGCTATACAGGTCAAACTGCAGGTCAAACTGTTGCAGCTTTAAGATTAATAGGATATGATGCTGTATCATTAAATGGTGGTACAGGAATGAAAGCAAATGCACCTTTTGGATGGACAAATAAAGGATATGAATTAGTAAAATAAGCAATTTTAAATAGCAATAAATTGACAGGTATCATAAAAGATACCTGTTAATTTTATATATATTTGTCGTAACATCCATTTTTTGTGTTAGATAAATAACAAACTACTATATAGAATAACGATTTCAAATAACAGAAAGACATTTCAATAATGTATAATAGTATATGAAATAGTTATTTATAAGATTGTTATGGGCTTCATTGTTAAAAGCCAAACAAAAGGGGGGAATGTTAATTTAATAATTAACTAAAACCAAAGGATAAATATATGAAAAATCAAATATATCCCTTTCAAATTTAATTATTATAAATTAAAGATATAGGAGGTAGAAAAATGAAAAGGTTAGAAAATATTTTAGGATTTATAGGAATTTTATTAGTATTATTTTTAGGTAAGACTCTTTTGAAAACTGATATGTTATTTTTTAGACTTTTAATTGGTATAGGATTAGGATATACATTAATGAGAGCTTACACAGGATTTGCAGGTAGTGTTAATCGAGCTTATAATACAGGCTCAACTCAATTGATGAGAACAATGACGTTTATGTTTTTTATTACAGCATTATTAACTACTGCATTTTTATTTAAAAAGGATCCTACAAGCTACAATTTATGGATAAATCCTATTAATCTTGGATTAATTCTAGGAGGATTATTCTTTGGGTTTGGTATGTCATTTTCTTCATGTTGTGCATCTGGAGTGCTTACAGATTTAGTTACAGGTTTACCTAGGGCTTTTGTAACATTAATATTCTTTAGTTTAGGAGTGTTTCTTGGATTTCCTATGCAAAGAACTGCTAGCTGGATTAGAAGATCTTGGGTTTCAACTGAAGTTGGTAAACAATTAAGTGGTGGTGTTTTCTTACCTGACCTTTTTAAATGGGATGGTTTCGAAGGTTATCTTGGTGCTCTTGTATTAACAGGATTATTTTGTAGTGTAGTAAGTTATTTTGCATACAACTATGAAAGACGTCGCAAACAAAATAATAGTTTTACTGGAATACCAATGGAAAAAATACAGCAACAAAGTGATAACTTTGATAACAAAAATTATGGATTTTTTAGCATAGAAAACTATAATCGTTTATTTGTAAAGCCTTGGACTTTAAAACAAGGAGCGATAGCTATAAGTTTTATATTTGTCCTACTAATGGGTGTAACTAAAGCTGGTTGGGGGGCATCTACTCCTTATGGTATTTGGTTTGGTAAATTATTAATGGTATTTGGAGTTCCAGTTGAAACAGTTTCTTCATTTACTAAGATGTCACCAAGTGTTTTTGAATTACCTTTCTTTGAACATCCAATTACAGTACAAAATGTTGGAATTATATTTGGAACAATGTTTTATCTATTAACTGCAGGTAGGTTAAAAGAAGCATTTATGGAAGAGATGCATATAACGACAAAAGAAGTATTATTATTTGCGTTAGGTGGAATTACTATGGGATTAGGAACTCGTTTTGCTAATGGTTGTAACGTAGGTGCTTTATATACACCTATAGCTAATTTCTCACTTTCAGGATGGGTATTCTTGATTTTCATGGTTTTAGGCGGCGTTTTAGGAAATGTACTTGCTAAGAAATTTAATTCTAGCGAGGCTACTTCTTCGACTTCTTCAAATGCTTAATAAAATTTTAAGGTCATAAAGGATTAGGAAGAAGATTGAATTTAGCAACATTATTTTATGATATATGTGTATATATGCTTATTGTAAGTTGTACAGATAGCTAGTTGAATAATAATTAAAGGGAGGATGTATATTTATGGGTAAAAGGATTTTAGTTATTGGAGGAGTAGCAGGAGGCGCTTCGGCTGCAGCAAGAGCTAGAAGAATTGATGAGTCAGCTGAAATAATAATGTTTGAGAGAGGACCACATGTTTCATTTTCAAATTGTGCGTTACCATATCACCTTAGTGGAATGGTAGAAAATAGTGAAGAACTAGTTTTAATGTCTCCAGAGAAATTTAAGAAGCAATATAATATAGAAGCTAGAGTTAATAGTGAAGTTATTAAAATAAAAAGAGAAGAAAAAAAAGTAGTAGTAAAAGATTTAATAAGTGGAGAAATATATGAAGAGGCTTATGATAAATTAGTATTATCTCCAGGTGCTAATCCAATACTTCCAAGAAGCATTGAAGGAATAGATAGTGAACATGTATTTACAGTAAGAAATGTAGTAGATATAGAAAAGCTTAAAAATTACATTGTGAAAAATAATATTGAGGATATTGCAGTTGTAGGTGGCGGATTTATAGGAGTAGAAGTTGCAGAAAACCTTCGTTTAGCAGGAAAGAATGTTAGCTTAATAGAAGCTCAAAATCAAATAATGAGTCCATTTGATTATGATATGGCACAAATTTTTCATAAAGAAATGTTAGACAATGGAATAAATCTTATATTAAGTGATGCAGTACAGAAAATAAATAAAGATTCAGTAGAGTTGCAATCAGGTAGAAAGGTAGCTGCAAAGGCAGTTGTTATGGCAATTGGTGTTGTACCTGAAACTACTTTAGCTAAAGATGCTGGCCTTGAAATTGGAGAAACTGGAGGAATAAAAGTAGACCATAATTACTTAACAAGCGATAAAGATATTTATGCTGTAGGAGATGCTATAGAGGTATATCATCGTCTAACTCACAAGGCAACAAGACTTCCACTAGCAGGTCCAGCACAAAGACAAGCTAGAGCAGCAGCTGATCATATATATAACACGCCTCATAGAAATAATGGTGTAATAGGATCATCAGTAGTTCAGATATTTGAAATGAGTGGAGCATCTACAGGACTGAATGAAAAAGCCGCAAAAGCAGCAGGAATTTCATATGACTTTGTATATATAATTCCTGGAGATAAAGTAGGTTTAATGCCTGAGGCTAACCCAATACACTTTAAATTAATATATGAATATCCGACAGGTAAAATACTTGGAGCCCAAGCAATAGGAAAGGGAAATGTAGATAAGAGAATAGACGTAATAGCAGCAATGATTCTTATGGGAGCAACTCTAGAAGATTTAAAAGAATTAGAATTATGCTACGCTCCATTATTTGGAACAGCTAAGGATGTAGTTAATCATGCAGCATTAGTAGCTCTAAATATTTTAAATGGTAAGTTTAGACAAGTACCTGTATCAAAGGTTAGAGAATTAGTGGAAAATAATGCATTTATTATAGACGTAAGAGAAAAAGATGAGTATGAAGAAGGACATCTTATAAATTCAATCAATATTCCATTAAGTGAACTTAGAGATAGATTAGATGAAATTCCAAAGGATAGACCGGTATACTTACATTGTCGTTCAAGTCAAAGAAGTTATAATGCAGTAATGGCACTACAAAATATGGGATATAATAATGTATGGAATATTTCGGGTTCATATTTAGGAATATGCTGCTATGAGTATTTCCAAGATCAAGTAACTGAAAGAGAAAAAATAGTTACTGAATATAATTTTAATTAATTGTATAATAGTATGGTCATCGGGTATTTATTCGATGGCCATACTATTATACTTAAAGAAAGTGACACCATTATAAAGAGGTGGGAATTTATGAACTTAAATAATTTTAAAAAGGATTCAGAAAGAGAAGTAAAAAAAAATAACATAGAAAAATTACTAACTATAGCAACTTGGTTTATAATTTTAGGGGTGTGGTATTTAATAACTAAATTAGAGTTATTTTCAACCACGTTAGTCCCATCACCATATAAAGTTTGGATTACTTTTATTAATATTTTAGAAGATGGCTATAATAAAGTTTCTATTTGGATTCATCTTGGAGCAAGTTTTAAGAGATTGTTTGGAGCTTTAGGACTTGCAATTATAACTGCAGTACCTATGGGATTATTAAGTGGATATTTTAGTAAAATAAAAGCGATTATTGACTCAGTAGTAGAATTTTATCGTCCCTTACCACCACTTGCTTACTATACATTGCTTATTTTATGGTTTGGTATTGATGATACATCAAAGATTATATTATTATATTTAGCAGCCTTTGCACCAATTTATATTGCTGGTGTAGCGGCTGTTAGAAAAATTAATAAAGATTATATATTAAGTGCTAAATCCTTAGGTGCTAATCCCAAACAAATCTTTTTTAGAATAGTATTGCCAGCATGTTTACCTGAAATTTTTACAGGGATTAGAACGGCTGTTGGTGTAGCCTATACCACTTTAGTTTCTGCTGAAATGATAGCAGCAACTTCAGGTATAGGTTGGATGGTATTTGATGCAGCGAATTTTTTGAAAAGTAATGTAATAATTGTAGGCATTTTAATAATGGGTATTACTGGTATATTAATTGACCTTGGATTACGTACTTTAGAAAAAAAGATAGTATTCTGGAAAGGACATGTATAAAATAATAAATAATAATAAAAATTGAATGGAGGTAAATTTATGAGAAATAGATTTAAGAGTATATTTGCTATTGTATTAATAGGGATTATGTTGTGTTCTCTTGTAGCTTGTAATAGTGATTCAGAAAAAAATAATTCAACATCTTTACCTAAAGAAATAAATTTTGGGATTCTTAGAGTTCCTAATGATGAAACCATAGCAATAGCACAAGGAATATTTGATAAATATTTTACTGAAAAAGGTATCAAATGTAACTTTATTGTATTTGATTCAGGTTCAGAAGCTAACAAAGCTTTAGCATCAGGAAGCATTGATTTTGCTACAATGGGAAATATAAACTCAATTGTTTCTTTAACTATGGACCTAGATGTAGAATTAATTTGGATACATGAAATACTTGGGGAAATCGAAGCTCTAGCAGTTAAAAATGGTTCAGAAATTGAAAAAATAGAAGATCTTGCTGGTAAAAAAGTAGCAACACCTTTTGCATCAACGTCTCATTATATATTATTAAATGTTTTAAAGGATGCTGGAATCGAAAACGAAGTTGAGCTTTTAGACATGAAGACTCCAGAAATTGTTGCAGCTTGGGAAAGAGGAGATATTCAAGCAGCATATACTTGGCAGCCTTCCCTTGGAGAATTATTGAAAGATGGAAAAATACTAATTTCTAGTGAAGATATGGTGAAAAAAGGATATATAACAGCTAATGTCGAAGTAGTAAGAAAAGAATTTGCAAATAAATATCCAGAGCTAGTAGCAGATTTTATTGCATGTTTAACTGAAGCAGCTGATATATATAGACAGAACCCAGAAAAGGCTGCAGCCATTATAGCTGATGAATTAGAGATAACAGCAGAAGATGCTTTATTACAGATGCAAGGCTCAACTTGGCTTACACCTGAAGAGTTGCTAGAGGAAAGTTATATTGGAACAAGTAAAGCTCCTGGTGCCTTTGCAACTATTATGAAGGACACAGCAGACTTCTTGAAAAATCAAGGATTTATTGATAATTCTCCATCACAAGAAGAGTTTAACAAATATATTAATTCTATATATATTGAAAAATATTTAGAAAGAGCTTCTAAATAATCAAATAAAAAACAATCAATAATAGATGTATTATATGGTTAGTAGATAAATTTGGAAAGGTGTTTGGAATATGGTAAGTGAAAAAGAACAAGAAGTTTTGATAGATATACAAAATCTAAAGTTTGAGTATGGAACAAATGTAAATAAAATTTTAGCTTTAGATAATATTAATTTACAGCTTAGAAAAGGTGAATTTCTATGTGTTTTAGGACCTTCTGGCTGTGGAAAGAGTACATTGTTGAAACTCATTGCAGGTTATATGAAACCTACCAGTGGGGTTTGTCTTATGGAAGGCAAACCTATTACAGGTCCTGATTGGAATAGAGGTGTTGTGTTTCAGTCACCAACTTTATATCCATGGATGAATGTAAGAGAAAATGTAGAATTTGGTCCTAAAATGAGAGGTGTTTCTTCAAAAGAAATAGAACAAATTACAACTCACTTTTTAGAACAAGTTAAATTAAATGGATTTGGAGATAAAGCAACATTTGAACTTTCAGGAGGTATGAAACAGAGAGTAGCACTAGCTAGGGTATTAGCTAATTATCCTGAAATGATTCTTATGGATGAACCATTTGGAGCTTTAGATGCATTGACTAGAGGAAATATGCAGACTCTAATTAGGGATATTTGGAAAGAAAATAATAGTACCATATTTTTAATTACCCATGACATTGATGAAGCTTTATCTCTAGGAACAAGAGTTGTAGTAATGTCAAAACGTCCAGGGAAAATACTTAAAGAATTTAATATTAACTTTACTAATGAAATATTTAATAATAAAACAAAACATGTAATGTATAATCAAGAATATTTTGATATAAAAAATGAAATTTTAGATATAATAAATAATCAAACTGAGGAATAAGAATATTAATTAACATGAGCAAGCTATATACTTTAGATTGACTTTTATATCTAAATCAATATATAGATACAGGTGGATAGTTCACTTGTACTAATGCATACAAAAATATAAGAGCAGGGGATGGTGAGTTCATGATAACCGTCCTCTTTTTTCATGTTTTATACATTTTAACATGAATAATTAAATATCTATATAATATATTGATGTTTACTAGTAAAGTATTCAGTTATCATTAGATTAAAAATGATATTTGCATTTATTGACTAAAAGAAGAAGTCGGTACAAATTAGAAGATAATACAATTATACAGTAGTTTTACCTGTTGAGTTTTGTTAATCTATGCTTGAAAAACTGTTACAAATATGTAATAATTAAATCATAATAGATTAAAAATTTTTAGTTTGAAATATAATGATGTATTTTCTAGAGAAATTTTTTAAAACGTAAGGAAAAGGTTTGCGTGGGTATTGGGATTAGTTAACATATAGATTATTAAGCCCTTAAATATGAAGATTTGTGTTAAAAAGGAGTGTACATTGTGACATTCCTTAAAATAAAGGGGGAATGATTATGGAAAACAAAAAAATTGCTGTACAAAGGGGACTAAATAAAATTATTGAGCTATTAAAAAAGGAAGGATATGACGTAGTATTGTATGAAGAAAATAAAGAAGATGTAGATATAACTATCGTTTCAGGAATTGATTCAGAATATGAAGAAACAGAATATGCTCAATGTAGAGTTTATGGTGACAAAAAAATGCTTTTGATTGATGCTTCAAAGCTTGACCTAGAAACAGTTCTAAGATATGTAAAAGATATTAAATGTTAGATATCATAAACACAAGGGGATAGCCCCCTTGTGTTTATGATAGGATTGAAAAATAACTTTTGTATCTAATAACCTTTATAGGAGGATTGTATGTTTATATTAAAAGTTCTTGCTGGAGGGATTATTTTATATGCTATAACTATTGTTTTAACAAGTATTATTCAAGACCTGGTTGGTGTTGTGTTAATAGTTAATATCATTTTAGGAATGATAATTATTGTATGCACCTATATTATTATTCAAACAATAAAACAATATACAAATAAAACTGACGAAAAAGAATAGAAGAAATAGAGTTTTACGGTTTATTATGTTATTAATATCTGTAACTTCTTTCGTCAGCTTCTGCATCTTCTTTTGTTTCATGAATTGTATCACGTGGATGTTCAGGTGGTGCATAGATTGCGTACAATTTAAGAGGTTTATTGCCTGTATTGATTATATTGTGCCATTTACCTGCAGGTATCATAATGGCATAGTCATCAAAGACTCTTTCTTGGAAATCTAGCTTATTTTTACTATCACCCATTTTGACAATTCCTTGACCTTCTTCAATACGTATAAATTGGTCACCATCAGGATGAACTTCTAATCCTATGTCTTCATCAACCTCGATGCTCATCAATGTAACTTGCAAATTTTCTCCTGTCCATAATGCAATACGGAAATTATTATTTTGTTTAGTAGCTTCATCAATATTAACTACAAATGGTTCTGGTCCATAATCCTTCAGTTCAATAAACTGTTTATTAAAGTTTGGATTATACATTCCCCAGTAAGGATATGGATACATTCTATAAGGATTATACATATTATGTGAGTTATACATTGATGGGTTATAAGGACATGGATATCGGTTATAATTATTATACATGTTACTCATTCCTTTCATTATTTTTATAATATCTTATGCTTTATATTTAAATAAGGTGCTTTAACTACAAGGAGAGGACGGTTCTTTTGTTTTATAATAAAAACATAATGTGTGAATTAGGAGGAAAAATATGTATTCAATTGCTAAACTTAACTTGAAAGCCAAAGTGTTTAACAGCATTCAAAATTTTTTTGTTACTCAAAATAACTAATGGGGAAATATGAAAACATAAAGGTATTTAAACATTATCAAAGAATATAATATGTAGAAAAAATATTAAAAAGTTCAGAATAAGAGGGGGATAACTTATGTTCAAATTTCCAGAGAACTTCTATACCGACGTACGTATAGAAGATGTGTATGAAACTAAGATAGTTTATACATTAGGAGAAATTGATGAATCTAGAGTAAGAAAATATAAGGGGGCGTTTATACGATTATTTGATGGGGTCAGATGGTATTATAGCTCGACATCAGAAATAGATAACATTCAAAAAGAAATTGATACCCTATCTACATATGCACAAGCAAATGAGAATATTGATAACAATCCATTAGTACAAAAATTTGAAGTAAATAAAGAAGAAAAGCTATTGTATAAAGGTAATGACGTATATAAAGTACCAATAGAAGAAAAACATAAAATATTAAAAGGGTATTTTAATATTTTAGAAAAAAATGAAACAGTTAAACATTGGCAAGCAATCTATGTAGATAGAAAAGTTATAAAAAGCTTTTATTCAAGTAAAGGTTCAAATGTAAAGTTTGATACTCAAACCTCTGGTATGGTTATAAGTTTTGATTTATCTAACGGTGAAAAAAGATTTTCGGAGCGCTTTCAAAAAGCATCTGATACCTTTGAAGAATTAAAGGATAAAGAGAAAGAATTTATTAAGTATATTGAAAAATGCGAAGAGTTTTTAATTAATTCTGAACCAGTAAAACCAGGAAACTATAAAGTGATATTATCACCACTTGCAGCAGGAATTTTTGCTCATGAGAGTTTCGGGCATAAAAGTGAAGCTGATTTTATGATTGGTGATGAAACTATGAAAAAAGAATGGGCAATTGGAAAAGAAGTAGGTTCAGAGATATTATCTATTGTAGATGATGGAAATACAATAAGCTCAGGATATACACCATTTGATGATGAAGGAACTAAAGCACAAAGGACATATCTTATAAAAAATGGTATATTAGCTGGAAGATTACATAGCGGTGTGACTGCCGAAAACATAGGTGAAGAGCTTACAGGAAATGCTAGAGCAATGAATTTTGAGTTTGAGCCAATAGTTAGAATGACAAACACTTATATATTGCCGGGAAATAAAACAAAGGAAGAATTATTCTCTGAAGTAGATGAAGGGATTTATGTTGAAACTATAAAGCACGGGTCTGGAATGTCTAAATTTACTTTAGCTCCATCTTTAGCATATTACATTAAAAATGGAAAAATAGATAAACCTGTAAACATTTCAGTTATTACTGGAGATGTTATGAAAACTCTTTGGGAGATAGATGGTTTATCTAATGAGCTAGAACTACTTAGTTTTGTTTCTGGTGGATGTGGAAAAATGGAGCAATATCCATTACCAGTAGGCTTTGGTGGTCCATATGTAAGAGTGAAAAATATAGTTGTGCAATAAATAGGGGGGATATCGTTGATTAAAGAAAAATACATTAGTAAAATTAAAGAAACTTCAGTAAATGTTGTTCAAACTAAAATAGATTCCATAAGAAGGAAAGACATTAGAAAAACAGGATATAGAATATATAAAGATAAATTAATTGGTTGTGCAGGAGCTATAGGAAAACATAATCAAAAAGAATTAGAGAAAAGAGCTATAAACGCATTAAATAATAATATCAAATATCCATACGAAATTTCAAAGAATATAAAGATTAGTGAAGATTACAGTGGGGAGTTTAATGAAGAGAGAATTATAAATGAGTTTGAAAAACTTTTAAGTGATATAAGGAACCAGCAGCCAGGATTTAGTTTTTCACATAAACTTAATTTAATTGAAAAAGAAAATATCCTTACAAATGATAATGGTGTAGACCTTAGGTATAAAGATAAATATATACAATTAGAATTAGTTATCAAGGATAAATCATCAAGTAATCTTATGGATGGTTTTATAAGCTACGTTGGTAGAGAGTATGACAATAAAAAAATACTTAATGAAGTGAATGAGTTTTGTAATGCATTTAATAATAAAGTTGAACTTCCAAAAAATAAAAAGTTACCCGTTATATTTAGTACGGGTGAACAATTACCCATGATGAAATTTTTAAAGGACCTACATGGACATAGTTTTGGAAGTAAAAGCTCACTACTTAGTGAAAAATTAAATAAAAAGGTATTTAATGATAAGTTTACATTATATCAAAATAGAAATCCTAAAGAAACTATGGAGCCTTTCTTTGATGCAGAAGGTGTTGTAAATGACGGTTATGTTTATACTCTTATAGAGAACGGAAAAATACTAACTTCATATACAGATAAAAAAACGTCAAAGCTGTATAATCTTCCTTTAACTGGAAGTGCAGGAGCTGAATATGATGGCGTACCTAGCTTAGGAATGGCAAATTTAAAAATTAAAGAGTCTGAAAAGACAGCTAAAGAGCTGCTTCAGGGAGAGTTAGGGATATTAGTAGTAATTGCAGCAGGTGGAGATTTTACACCAGAGGGTAACTTTGCTACACCTGTTCAATTAGCTTTTCTATATGATGGAGAAAAGCTAATAGGAAGATTGCCTGAACTTAAAATAGCATCAAATGTATTTTATATGTTCGGAGATTCATTTGTAGGAGTAAGTAAAGATACAGTATCTACATTGTCAAATGACAAATGCTTAATAATGAATATGGAAGTTTCAGAAATATAGAAGTTAAATATGATAAAAGTTATATATAGTAAAGAATTAGTTATAAACGAAGGCATCTGCTTGGGCAGGTGCTTTTATTATGATTAAATAAAATTGTTAAAAATCCATTAAGTTTAACTAGTCTTAACAAAAGAATCATATAATTAAAATGTAAGGCATTTAATATAAAATAAAATACAAGGGGGACTTTTTATGTTAAATGGTAAGAAAATCAGAGAAATTAGAACAAGGCTGGGATATACAGCTAAAGATGTGGAGAATCTTACAAAGAACCCCAAATTCGAAACGTCAATATCAAAATCTTATTTAGAGGAGCTAGAGAGAGGCGATAAGAAAAATCCAAGTTTTCAAAAAGTAGAGGTTTTAGCTAATGTATTAT includes these proteins:
- a CDS encoding ABC transporter ATP-binding protein, with protein sequence MVSEKEQEVLIDIQNLKFEYGTNVNKILALDNINLQLRKGEFLCVLGPSGCGKSTLLKLIAGYMKPTSGVCLMEGKPITGPDWNRGVVFQSPTLYPWMNVRENVEFGPKMRGVSSKEIEQITTHFLEQVKLNGFGDKATFELSGGMKQRVALARVLANYPEMILMDEPFGALDALTRGNMQTLIRDIWKENNSTIFLITHDIDEALSLGTRVVVMSKRPGKILKEFNINFTNEIFNNKTKHVMYNQEYFDIKNEILDIINNQTEE
- a CDS encoding YkuS family protein; translated protein: MENKKIAVQRGLNKIIELLKKEGYDVVLYEENKEDVDITIVSGIDSEYEETEYAQCRVYGDKKMLLIDASKLDLETVLRYVKDIKC
- a CDS encoding cupin domain-containing protein — encoded protein: MYNNYNRYPCPYNPSMYNSHNMYNPYRMYPYPYWGMYNPNFNKQFIELKDYGPEPFVVNIDEATKQNNNFRIALWTGENLQVTLMSIEVDEDIGLEVHPDGDQFIRIEEGQGIVKMGDSKNKLDFQERVFDDYAIMIPAGKWHNIINTGNKPLKLYAIYAPPEHPRDTIHETKEDAEADERSYRY
- a CDS encoding TldD/PmbA family protein; this translates as MFKFPENFYTDVRIEDVYETKIVYTLGEIDESRVRKYKGAFIRLFDGVRWYYSSTSEIDNIQKEIDTLSTYAQANENIDNNPLVQKFEVNKEEKLLYKGNDVYKVPIEEKHKILKGYFNILEKNETVKHWQAIYVDRKVIKSFYSSKGSNVKFDTQTSGMVISFDLSNGEKRFSERFQKASDTFEELKDKEKEFIKYIEKCEEFLINSEPVKPGNYKVILSPLAAGIFAHESFGHKSEADFMIGDETMKKEWAIGKEVGSEILSIVDDGNTISSGYTPFDDEGTKAQRTYLIKNGILAGRLHSGVTAENIGEELTGNARAMNFEFEPIVRMTNTYILPGNKTKEELFSEVDEGIYVETIKHGSGMSKFTLAPSLAYYIKNGKIDKPVNISVITGDVMKTLWEIDGLSNELELLSFVSGGCGKMEQYPLPVGFGGPYVRVKNIVVQ
- a CDS encoding metallopeptidase TldD-related protein; protein product: MIKEKYISKIKETSVNVVQTKIDSIRRKDIRKTGYRIYKDKLIGCAGAIGKHNQKELEKRAINALNNNIKYPYEISKNIKISEDYSGEFNEERIINEFEKLLSDIRNQQPGFSFSHKLNLIEKENILTNDNGVDLRYKDKYIQLELVIKDKSSSNLMDGFISYVGREYDNKKILNEVNEFCNAFNNKVELPKNKKLPVIFSTGEQLPMMKFLKDLHGHSFGSKSSLLSEKLNKKVFNDKFTLYQNRNPKETMEPFFDAEGVVNDGYVYTLIENGKILTSYTDKKTSKLYNLPLTGSAGAEYDGVPSLGMANLKIKESEKTAKELLQGELGILVVIAAGGDFTPEGNFATPVQLAFLYDGEKLIGRLPELKIASNVFYMFGDSFVGVSKDTVSTLSNDKCLIMNMEVSEI
- a CDS encoding helix-turn-helix domain-containing protein, with protein sequence MLNGKKIREIRTRLGYTAKDVENLTKNPKFETSISKSYLEELERGDKKNPSFQKVEVLANVLCCKLDDLVIRS